From the Schistocerca piceifrons isolate TAMUIC-IGC-003096 chromosome 2, iqSchPice1.1, whole genome shotgun sequence genome, the window atgcttgatttcaatggctgctacaCAACCCATGCCCTCTGGAATCTCCACTCCACTATCAGCTTTTctgcagatgggagttattcttacaacacattctcagcTCCCAAATTCATCCAAGCCTCAATGCACAGTAACCTACTATCCCCACATGCTCCACTCcacagtttctgccccctctgtcctatcacctcccaacacatgtcccctcaccctcattgtgcactgttctctgccaatgcaccctctgctcctctcctttccacTCCCTCTCTTtttacctccctccctcccccacacctTCCAATGATGCACCAGACAGTCTTGTCTGCCACTTCTAGTCCCACACACTCTGCCAGGCAGTATCATTTCCCCTTCCCCTATTAGTACACTGATATCCATCCCCAAGCCGTCCTCCATTACAGATTATTGCTCCCGTTTGACGCATTTCGGTTTCAGTCTGGCCtgagcagccagagatagtggtcataaGTGTGTGAGGTATGCTTCATTGAGTGAATGcatgtgttttgttttcttttgtgatgACTGCTTAGGCCGAAAGCTTAATGTgtggcagtcttttcattgtgcctgtccgcaactcaatgtgtcattttCTTAtgtttaatttataaataaatggATGGTTGACTCAGGCAATTAAGATATTTTTATGGAGAGTAACTTAACATTGGCTTCACACAAGTTTGATGTTAGAATTATGGCAAACTTAAAACTGCCATCCAAACTGAAGTTTAATGTATGACATAAATGACAAACTACATGACTTTCCAGCTTTTATCTGCACCACAAGCCCACATAATAACTGGCGAGGCAGGGACATAGTTCAAGGATGATAAATAAACTTAAGTTAATATACAGCATGATTCAAAAGTATTTGTATACGCTTCATGGGTGTAATGTAAGCATCAAAATAAGAATAAAACTTTAAATGACGTATggtctgaaattgctttatttcagagttatgcaATAGAGTAGGGATCACAAgtacaacacaaaattaattcttctcagaaagcgACAACATGAAGGAACCCAAAATTCAACTCAACCACACATACTGTATGTTTaccttggaaaaatttaaaaacgaTGTCCATGTAGATGAAGACTGTAACATGGTTGACTTCCTACTTCTCCTGGAATATGGAGGCTAtgttcatctcattctgcacagcTATTTTCAGTTCACTGCTGTAGTTGTGCTACATTCCCAATTGCAACACCATACACCAGCTCCTTGAGACAGACCCAAAGATAGAAGTCCAGGGGGTTAATATCTGGAGAGCTGGTAAGCCAAGCATCTGTTGCTGCATGACCTGTGCACTTATCAGGCTAAGCAGCTTTGAGATATTCTCTTACCTCCCAAATGAAATGTGCAATGGCACCTTTGACAAAGCAACAACAGTTTATACGCACGTGAACATGATGCACCGACAGTCTGTACTGGCGCATTATATGATGCCTACCACAAATGACATTATGCACCATACGTCGGAAATACagcagtttcagacaaaacttcattTAACATTTGACTTTTATTTGACCCACATGCATTAAGCGTGTACAGttatttttgaatcactctgtatagtagtaaaggacacacacacacacacacacacacacacacacctgtgcaccTACATTGTGCCAGATGGACACACAGAGCTAGGATTGCAGTTTGGTAGATGGACTGGAATATGTGTAATGTTGTATGGGATGACAAGCAGTTGGAGGTAGCTAGTGGCTCTGAGGGAGGCAGCATGTGTGCAGGCTAGTTGTACAGGAGGGGTGGTGGCAGGTGCACAGCGGCTAGGCACGCAGCACACAGGTACCAAgccagcgaggtaaacacatgatgAAGACCATATGCAGGTGTGGATTGGGATGAcatgacaggacagaggaagggcaAATTGTTAGGCAGAGGGTGTTAATATTTAGACACATTTATGTGGAGAAAATATGCCAATAAGTATTACCATGAGGTACTGTCATCTCACCTTTTCAGCATGCTTGTGAAATTCCGCAGTATTGGGACCTGCATCTGAAGTGGCACACGGAAGATAGGATTGATTGTTGCCCAATACAGGTGAACTTCTATATCGGGCATCTAAGGAGTCatccatgctattttcaactacatTATTGTTCTGTCCATGCTCTGCTCTGCTATTAGGAAGTAGAATTACACTCTCAGGAGTTGCACGTCCTGGTATGTCAAGAGCTGATGCTTGTTTACTGTACTTTATTCCTACCAACACAGTTTTGCATGTATTCAGATTTTTAGTTGTTGCATCAGAACTAATATCTGATGGAGACCTATTAGAGAGAGACTTTTGGGATGTATCTTGCATACATTGTTCCAGTTGCTCACTAACATCTGATGTAGACCTATTCGAGACAGACTTTGGGGACACATCTTGTGTACATTGTTCCAGTTGCTCATCTGGAGCATTACTTGATTCCACCATTTGCAATGGCTGTTTTGCCTGTTTAGTTACACTTTCTTCTGCCGCCTCATTTTCACTTTGTATATCCTCATCACTTTCATGTTCACACACCATTTCAAAAGGTAAGAGAATATCGTCAGTGGCTTTGACTAGTTCTACACTTTTAGCACtggttttgtttgtatttattgtaCTTGTGTTACTTTCATCTGGTTCAATATTTCCTACATTCTCAGAAGCTCGGTACTTGTCTGTAGCAGTAATATTTACTTCTTTTTGTTCTTCACATACTAAACTTGTGGATAACTGTGACACTGAaagtatatttgtgtttttattaacAGTAACACATGTATTCTGAATCTCAGGCTGGTTTAAGGCTTCTGTTTCATGAGGGTTTTCGTCACCAGATGTGTGTGTCTCATCCGAGATCTTTACATCGGAAGCAGGTTCAATGTCAGACTTATTTTCTTCCTTGAATTTAGTGGTCATGGCCGCTTCTGTTGCTTTCCTCTTCACACACATAACACTCACATCACGGATACGAATTCCTGAAGGTCTAACGGAAACATCTGGAATTTTATTTTCATCAGCATCGTCAAAGAATAGTTTTGAGGTCTCTTTCTTAGATTCAGGGGAATGTCTCAcatttgcagacatttttaccACAATATGTTCATCAGAGGTGTCTGGGCTGTCATCTGCTTCATAGTCcgtcaaattttcccactgttgcTCAGGAACTGATTTAACTACTGATATTTCTGGCAAAGCACTACTCTCTAAAATAGTTGTGCCTTTGTCAACTCCAGAATCTGAATTGTTACATAAAGATAGTTGACCATTTTCACTAATGTTCTCTCTTTCTTTTCCCCCAACTCTGTTCACATCTTCagatgagaaaacaaaaaatttagCACTTGGAATTGTTGGTTCATTTTTTCCTTTTCGGCCTTCTTCTtgtccctcttcctcttcctcctcctccttttcctctttcTGCTCCTTTTTGTCTTCTTcacatttctcttcttccttcttttcttcttcttcttcttcttcacacttctcttcctcttccttttcctcttcttcacaCTTTTCTATAATCAAGGTGTCAGATTCCACATTCTTATTGTGCTGAAATTTTTCAGTGCCCAATTTGTCTGCTGTGATTGTTACTTCCTCTGTGGTGCGCCTACTGTAACCATGTTCAGGAACTGCATCTGAGGCAGTTACAGTAATGCAAAGCACAGATCCATCTTTTGCTGGTTCTTTACTACTGGAAACTTTTATGGAATCTTTGTCTGAcagcaaaattaatttttcatctgAATATTCACTTTCTTTACTGTATATGTCATTCAGACCATCAACTGCATCATTTCTGGGTGTAAAATCTACTATATCAGCATTGCTGCAATATGGGGACTGTTGATTGAAATTCTCCTCTTTCAGCGAGCCTTCTTCATCAGCATCCTTATGTTTTTCTAATGTCTGTTTCTTTGCTGGATCCACTATAATAACATCTGGATGGGATGACTCTTCCACACTCAGTTCTGCAGATAGTTTGTTAGTGGTAGTTTTTAGTTCAGTGATGCTGTCCAACTGCTTTACTAGTGGGGCAAGGGAAATTACATTTGAGCTGTTTTCTGTGCATGCATCTGAATTTTCTAGCAGTTCTGTTTTTACATTCTGTTCCAGTAGCACATGCTTATTTTCCAGAGATATTTCAGAAGAtgttttcatttcatcatttataTTAACAGATGAAACTGATACAATAACACtctttggaatattcgctattacacTTGAGTCATTTGGTATTTCACTATTACATGACTGCCTTTCAGTGGTCAAACCTAACTCTCCACTGTCCAAAGAGTTTGAAGTAACTGATTCATTTTCAGGCACCTTCAGCTCTGAATCAGCTGGCACAGAACACAATACACGTTCTTGTACTGCACCAGAGTATTTCTTATCCAGCAACTCACTGTCAGTATTTGATTCGGCTTTGTCAAGAACAGGAGAGTTTTCATTTTTCGTTGTTTCCTTCTGCAGTGGTCCATTCTCATCAGGTTGGCTGCTTTCACCTTTGGTtccaatttttaattcttttggtaaCAGTTCCTTCAAATCTTTACCTTTGTTCGGTGAATCTACTGAGGAGAGAAAATCTGTTATTTGTTCATTATTGAATGCAGTATCATCTGCACCAGAAGTAATATTAACATCTGATATTTCACAAACTCTTCCACTAATTTTCAATTGGCTGTCAGAGGTTCCATTTGGCACCACCTTTGAGCAGCTGTCTCCATCAGACTTTACCGAATTTTGTGGTTGCAAACAGTCTCGATGCAGAGAACTGCTGTTGCCAGAAATATTTTGAGTTTCTGTAACTGGTCTTTCCACTTCTGGTTCTGGTATATCACATGTTGGTTCTAAGCTCATCAGTTTTTTCTGTAGAATGTCAACTATACCGGACTTACCAAATGACTTTGAAGCTTCATTTATAACATGTTCACCAGATTCATTGACTACATTTCTTTCACATTTTGTCCTTTTAGAGGGTATTTCTACACTTGTCTCACTGTCCTCTATGTCACTTTCTGTAAGTTTTATCTGTGCtgcttcttcctcaaatttagaccATTCTATCAAGGATGCCCTACCTACTGAATTATCTGAAGTTAAACCATCCAGCTCTTCTGTGGTTTGTCTTCTGTCTATGCTTGGTGTTTTACTCCTCTTTTGTTTTGGAGGTTTCAGTTGGTGAGTAACTCCTTGGAGTTCATAACTGATAGCTAGTGGATCACCGTTGTTTCCCTGAAAGAAAAGAATAAAGTTTTTAAGATCTACAGTAATAAATACAAACTAAATAAATTATTAGCAAGAACTTCTGTCACAGTACTTGGGGAGACAAGTAGCCTGTTTAAACAGAAAACTGGAGCAAAAATGTAATCAAATATGCAAATTTGCATTATAAGGTGACACACTGCTCTTCGAGCTGTAtaacatgaagaggaacaaatgaaAATGAGGAAAGGCAACTCACTTATCTACAGCCGACTGAtttgtgcaaaacacacacacacacacacacacacacacacacacacacacacacacacagctcagaAACTAATCTCACATTCACACAAAAAGCCAAATGCACTTACACATGGCTGCAGCCCTACTCCTTTCTGACTGGAAAGCTGTACCCAGGAATTGGCCtagagtgttctgtaagccactttTTGTTGGACGAAGTACATTTCCTTATGGTTTCTTCAAATTACTGTAACCTGTCGTCTTTtgatttgttcttcaatttttattgtttcattaCCAGTTTTGAACTGTCTAGAGATTTATCATCACATAGTACATGAATTACTAGGAGGTTTGAAACCAGTAATGTAATagcataatttaaaaaacaaaacgaCAGGCAACTGGTTgctgtaatttcaagaaacctttattcatcacagttgcAGTGATACTCATCGATAATAGATAAAAGTTTTATATTTCTTTAGGATTTTTTCAGTCAATCTAAGCCTGGCATTTGCCTTtcttgcaaatcaggtttgctttaaatggtcACAGTTATGGTCATGAGAGTTAGTTACCATTGAGATTGGACATAGtgagttgttgttagtcaagagcgcctttaaggcaacaaagaggccattatcaacatctcactgagtttgaatgaggtcatgtaatagggctacgagaagctggatgctcttctgcaatactgcaggaatacttggcaggaatgtagccactgtacatgagggAATTGGCGTACAGCTCTCGAGCATCACACTGCATCTGcaccagcaatttgagcagcagttggcaccaaagtgacagaACACACTGTTACAAATTCTTTACTTCAAGCCAGAaaccctgtagcgtacattccactaacACCAAACCACCACCACTTgtgacttcagcggtgtcaagcaaTACCTCATTGGAGGACACcttggaggtctgttgttttttctgatgaaagctggttctgcctgggTGCCACTGAAGACCGTGTGTTGATCAGAAGGAgttcagctgagggcctgcaaccaacctgtctatgtGCTAGACACACCGGACCAATACCTGGAATTATAGTCTGGGGTGCGACtttgtatgatagcaggagcacacTCGTGATTATCCCGTGCACAGATCTGTATGTCTATTGGTGATTTGACCTATTATGCTGCCGTGCAAGAATAGCATTCCAGGGACACTATATGTGTCAAACTGTCCAATTACAGTCACAGAGCACTCCAGGGGTTCTTTCACAACAGGATAACattcacccacacaccgctgttgtaatccaatatgctctacagagtgttgacatctTGACTTGGCCTacacaatcaccagatctgtcgcaAATTGAGCACATCATAAGGTGGCAACTCCAGTGTcactcacaaacagcattaaacatCCCTGTATTGACCTTGCAAGTGTGATAGCCTTGTAACTCCATTGCACAAACCAACATCTAGCATCTACAAAAAAGAATGTGTGCATGTCTGCATTCAACACTGTGGCGGTTGCACCAGCTATTAATGCaccccagcatttcacatttgcaatagtttatctcacgcttacattaatctgagatcttgcaatgttaatcacttaaatatgttagccaGATAaacgtattcctgaaatttcattagtctatattaattatttctcggtgttgcaatttttttctaccAATGTATTACCGTGTTCTTACTTAGGAGATACCCACATTACAGAAAATACTTTTATGTTGCAACAGTCTAAGAAAATACAACATTACAATTTGAAAACATAGTACCATATTTACACAATTACTATTTTCGTGTTACTTCAGAGTTCACAAAATGATATATAAATTATAATAAGAAAAATTTAAGAACTGGGAGGAGAGTTCCATCTTAATGATGATTCCAGACCTTCATGCTCTGCAGCTGTTATCTACATGCATAAGTAACTTCACAGATTGCTTTATGGAGAATAAGTATGAGTGGGCTGCTCAACAACTTGCAACGCAGTGTGGTTAGTCAAAGAATGCAACTATCCCAAACAAGAGTATTACAACTAGTGACACAATGACATACTGAATGCCAAGTGATGATAATAACTGCAGACTTGTTAGTCGAATAGATATACGGTAACTATGTAAGCCAGTGACATTGATCACAGGCTCTGAGTCACAGAAGCACTCAGGTGTGGGCTGATCTTTCTATGAGGATGTCTCTGCCAAGGTATAGCACAGTTCACATGTCTTGCCAAATTCTTGCACTTAAAGCATCATGGGTAGGGTTACTGCAGGcccttgaaaattgttttcccaagaaaatagttaaacataattccaagaaaacatataaaaaaccttggctaactaaagaaaTAAGAATATCTCGCAACCGTacaagagaactgtatctaacagcaagagggagtactgaccccgaaattgttcaatattataaaaactattgtgcggtactaagaaaagttattaaaaagtccagaagcatgtgtatcatgtctgagatcagtaactctgataataaaattaaagcaatttggaatattattgaaagggaaacagggcaaccaagagcacgggaagactttagtgccataaaactgaatgacaagtgtactaacaaacaatcagaaattgaaaatattttcaataatcattttttaaatgttgtggagaaaatagaatctagatcttcactagaagaggcaatgctactaatagaagaggccatacctgtgcagtttgaaacaactgtaattccaccaacctctccctctgaaatcagtaaaataataaactcactgaaaagtaaaacgtcttacggaattgatggcatttccaacaaggTACTTAAAGCacgttccccacagataagtaggattctcagccatgtatgaaatagctctttggagcagggtgttttccccaatagactgaaatatgccattgtaaaaccattgcataaaaagggggttatgtcggatgtcaacaactaccgcccaatctctcttctgacagctctaccaaaaatttttgagaaagtaatgtattcaagagtagcctcccatatttgtaaaaataaagtactaacaaaatgtcagtttggttttcagaaaggcttttcaacagaaaatgctatatacactttcactgatcaaatattaaatgctctgaataaccggacatcaccccattggtattttttgtgatctctcaaaggcctttgattgtgtagatcatggaattcttttagataatctAAATCATTATGGtctgaggggggcagtgcacaaatggtttaattcatacttaactagaagaatgcagaaagttgaaataagtggttcatgtaatgttaaaacaacagctgattcctcaaactggggggctatcaagtacggggtcccacagggttcggtcttaggtcctttactgttcttgatatacattaatgacttaccattccacattgacgaagatgcaaagttagttctttttaagtatagtaataacatccaaaaaccaagaactaagtgatgtaattgtaaatgatgtttttcacaaaattattaagtgggtctcagcaaacggactctctttaaattttgttaaaacacagtatatacagttccgtacagtaaatgacacaactccagtaataaatatagactttgaacagaagtctgtagctaaggtagaattttcaaaatttttaggtgtgtccattgatgagaggttaaactggaagcaacacattgaggtctgctgaaacgtctgtgttcagctacgtatgctattagggttattgcaaattttggtgataagaatctcagtaaattagcttactatgcctactttcattcacttctTTCGTATGacgtcatattctggggtaattcatcgttcagtagaaaagtattcattgctcaaaaacgtgtaatcagaataattgctggagcccacccacagtcatcctgcagacatctatttaaggatctagggatactcacagtaacctcacagtatatatagtcACTTATgacatttgttgttaataatccaacccagttcaaaagtaatagcagtgtgcatagctataacaccaggagaaaggatgatctccactatgcagggttaaatctgactttggcacagaaaggggtaaattatgctgccacaaaagtctttggtcacctaccaaacagcatcaaaagcctgacagatagccaactaacatttaaaaataaattaaaagaatttctagatgacaactccttctactcattggctgaatttttagatataaatgaagaggggaaaaataaaaaaaaaataaaaaacttaaacattagtgtcatgcaatattttgtgtaatgtaatatcttgtacagacatcttttattaacctgacacgttccacatcattacgaagtgtcgtattcatgatctacggaacaagtattaatctaatctaatctaaactgacATGCACAAGTTCCTGGAACAACAGTTTTCTGGTCCAACAGAAAAATTACTAGTATTAGCTGACTGAGGGAGCTCAGGCAATGACTTCAGGCCATGTTATATGTTCAGCCATTTCTGCACCCTATCTTGCCATACAGTGCAATTAATAGACAACAACATGGACTTTGGAAAAATAAGTGCCTCTATAATTTTTATTTGAGGATAATAAATTGAAGACCATGGACCTTGGAAAACCAAGTGcctctgtaatttttattttgggacaataaactgcagaacactAGGAACTGAAGATAGTTCAATGATGTTAGAACAGGAGTTACATGACATCAAATTGGATGTAGAGGGGTTATCAGTAGCACAGTGGAAAAAAAGGAGACTGAATAAATACTTGGTCATATGTTTTGGTACAGAggaacaaagcaaggaggacaatTAGATGTAATAATTATTCTAACAAGAAGATTAAATGCAGTATTATAAATGTGGAAGGAATTTCATATGGAATAGTAAGACTTATTTCAAAAGTCAAACAAAGACATTTAGACATATGCACCAAAATGCACATATTTTGTTGAGAAGATAGATCTCTAAGAAGAGTTACAGGGGCTGATTAACAACAGCAAATCTCACTATAAGGCAATAATAGGGCACTTTACTGTAAACATAggacagaaacaaaagaataatttgtcTCAATAAACTTTGCATATGGTACTAAATGTGACAGCgtttttgtggtgtgtgtgtgtgtgtgtgtgtgtgtgtgtgtgtgtgtgtgtgtgtgtgtgaaatgaggTGAAGTGGGACATGTCATTTTGGCAACAAGATATCCCATGTCACCGCTCTTCATTAGCTGTCAAAAGAAGTTAAGGCAGTTATCAAGTAGGAAGCACCCCACTTTTGGGAGATGTTTTATGGTCTGTGCAGGTTGCCGTTGTAACGATTTCGTGATATCTGTGAGGCAAGCCATGAACAGACACTTCTACCTGCTGACTTAGTCGTCTGCTCTGTGGCACTGCACATGAAGGGCACGTGAGAATGTGACCTCCATGATGTCAAAGAAATGCTTGAAAGAGAACAAACGATATTGAAATATAATTgtacaaattattattgtctttaCATACTCCGACAGACATACATTCTCTTGCCTGACTGGAATACATGCATCTAGAATTGTATGTTATAGCCAGTACACCGAGTTCAAACTAACCTTGTGTGCTATTCCAGAAGATACATCAAACAACAGAAATCTCTTTGAGCACCTTTTAATGCTACAGGAGAAGTAGTCTATTCAGAAACACTGATCCAAAATTAAAGGGGCACTATTCAGCAGGACACTTTAGTATATGAAATACTGTGATTGACAAATATATTGCAAGTACGTTGAAGAATTAACCTACGAAAATTCTACAGATTGGCTAACAATGGGGAAATCCACTCACATCTGAGattttgaagcaaaaaaaaaaaaaaaaaaaaagagcacctATGGAGATTAGTTGAAGCATgatgaaaccacaagtag encodes:
- the LOC124774962 gene encoding microtubule-associated protein futsch-like isoform X2 — encoded protein: MDFSQLEYNIRRKAYGSTEAFIADVKWILHDCIVFNTQHTKLTSSAKYILKVCKQEMAEIEICPDCYYNANTLKDTWFIEACRKPHILVWAKLKGYPFWPGKVLRVHDENADVRFFGAHDRAWVSVQCCYLYSKEMPAPVKSRKHELQICIKELEQHTKKLRERFGRFQLPPSLTPFDPTVDQLPLFLPHYKEEVLRMRRFKSRSRTFPGEDNESTGNNGDPLAISYELQGVTHQLKPPKQKRSKTPSIDRRQTTEELDGLTSDNSVGRASLIEWSKFEEEAAQIKLTESDIEDSETSVEIPSKRTKCERNVVNESGEHVINEASKSFGKSGIVDILQKKLMSLEPTCDIPEPEVERPVTETQNISGNSSSLHRDCLQPQNSVKSDGDSCSKVVPNGTSDSQLKISGRVCEISDVNITSGADDTAFNNEQITDFLSSVDSPNKGKDLKELLPKELKIGTKGESSQPDENGPLQKETTKNENSPVLDKAESNTDSELLDKKYSGAVQERVLCSVPADSELKVPENESVTSNSLDSGELGLTTERQSCNSEIPNDSSVIANIPKSVIVSVSSVNINDEMKTSSEISLENKHVLLEQNVKTELLENSDACTENSSNVISLAPLVKQLDSITELKTTTNKLSAELSVEESSHPDVIIVDPAKKQTLEKHKDADEEGSLKEENFNQQSPYCSNADIVDFTPRNDAVDGLNDIYSKESEYSDEKLILLSDKDSIKVSSSKEPAKDGSVLCITVTASDAVPEHGYSRRTTEEVTITADKLGTEKFQHNKNVESDTLIIEKCEEEEKEEEEKCEEEEEEEKKEEEKCEEDKKEQKEEKEEEEEEEGQEEGRKGKNEPTIPSAKFFVFSSEDVNRVGGKERENISENGQLSLCNNSDSGVDKGTTILESSALPEISVVKSVPEQQWENLTDYEADDSPDTSDEHIVVKMSANVRHSPESKKETSKLFFDDADENKIPDVSVRPSGIRIRDVSVMCVKRKATEAAMTTKFKEENKSDIEPASDVKISDETHTSGDENPHETEALNQPEIQNTCVTVNKNTNILSVSQLSTSLVCEEQKEVNITATDKYRASENVGNIEPDESNTSTINTNKTSAKSVELVKATDDILLPFEMVCEHESDEDIQSENEAAEESVTKQAKQPLQMVESSNAPDEQLEQCTQDVSPKSVSNRSTSDVSEQLEQCMQDTSQKSLSNRSPSDISSDATTKNLNTCKTVLVGIKYSKQASALDIPGRATPESVILLPNSRAEHGQNNNVVENSMDDSLDARYRSSPVLGNNQSYLPCATSDAGPNTAEFHKHAEKIANFCCNTLQEILREFSNAGDEKATIKALQLEIEKINWQHKQEIAELRHNADLIASELRANLLTEHRRLMNEAKHRWEMEKKRAVEETKKKQWCSYCGKEAIFYCCWNTSYCDTNCQRKHWPQHVGACRHISGNTAQEEPSATGSVTQQTQVFGKQVISLQPQPLESVPYKNNRRPPGKKLQNEGRKQRCGQCKGCKNEKCGKCPPCLNLRTHQVCRQRRCLNLQPYKSKVVMDIDGLEENSDQKSAHLLVPSVPLPTISRQPGVRYASYTTVNSRSPTILGTAVQVVASKPQQSATILPVATSSGNLYFTTARLSAPPPLNRVNAASSTPATLIYPATYSQAGSKKQPKVTQSNFVNK
- the LOC124774962 gene encoding microtubule-associated protein futsch-like isoform X1, producing the protein MDFSQLEYNIRRKAYGSTEAFIADVKWILHDCIVFNTQHTKLTSSAKYILKVCKQEMAEIEICPDCYYNANTLKDTWFIEACRKPHILVWAKLKGYPFWPGKVLRVHDENADVRFFGAHDRAWVSVQCCYLYSKEMPAPVKSRKHELQICIKELEQHTKKLRERFGRFQLPPSLTPFDPTVDQLPLFLPHYKEEVLRMRRFKSRSRTFPGEDNESTGNNGDPLAISYELQGVTHQLKPPKQKRSKTPSIDRRQTTEELDGLTSDNSVGRASLIEWSKFEEEAAQIKLTESDIEDSETSVEIPSKRTKCERNVVNESGEHVINEASKSFGKSGIVDILQKKLMSLEPTCDIPEPEVERPVTETQNISGNSSSLHRDCLQPQNSVKSDGDSCSKVVPNGTSDSQLKISGRVCEISDVNITSGADDTAFNNEQITDFLSSVDSPNKGKDLKELLPKELKIGTKGESSQPDENGPLQKETTKNENSPVLDKAESNTDSELLDKKYSGAVQERVLCSVPADSELKVPENESVTSNSLDSGELGLTTERQSCNSEIPNDSSVIANIPKSVIVSVSSVNINDEMKTSSEISLENKHVLLEQNVKTELLENSDACTENSSNVISLAPLVKQLDSITELKTTTNKLSAELSVEESSHPDVIIVDPAKKQTLEKHKDADEEGSLKEENFNQQSPYCSNADIVDFTPRNDAVDGLNDIYSKESEYSDEKLILLSDKDSIKVSSSKEPAKDGSVLCITVTASDAVPEHGYSRRTTEEVTITADKLGTEKFQHNKNVESDTLIIEKCEEEEKEEEEKCEEEEEEEKKEEEKCEEDKKEQKEEKEEEEEEEGQEEGRKGKNEPTIPSAKFFVFSSEDVNRVGGKERENISENGQLSLCNNSDSGVDKGTTILESSALPEISVVKSVPEQQWENLTDYEADDSPDTSDEHIVVKMSANVRHSPESKKETSKLFFDDADENKIPDVSVRPSGIRIRDVSVMCVKRKATEAAMTTKFKEENKSDIEPASDVKISDETHTSGDENPHETEALNQPEIQNTCVTVNKNTNILSVSQLSTSLVCEEQKEVNITATDKYRASENVGNIEPDESNTSTINTNKTSAKSVELVKATDDILLPFEMVCEHESDEDIQSENEAAEESVTKQAKQPLQMVESSNAPDEQLEQCTQDVSPKSVSNRSTSDVSEQLEQCMQDTSQKSLSNRSPSDISSDATTKNLNTCKTVLVGIKYSKQASALDIPGRATPESVILLPNSRAEHGQNNNVVENSMDDSLDARYRSSPVLGNNQSYLPCATSDAGPNTAEFHKHAEKIANFCCNTLQEILREFSNAGDEKATIKALQLEIEKINWQHKQEIAELRHNADLIASELRANLLTEHRRLMNEAKHRWEMEKKRAVEETKKKQWCSYCGKEAIFYCCWNTSYCDTNCQRKHWPQHVGACRHISGNTAQEEPSATGSVTQQTQVFGKQVISLQPQPLESVPYKNNRRPPGKKLQNEVLESSFNECSSKRGTSKSGKTLTFKGRKQRCGQCKGCKNEKCGKCPPCLNLRTHQVCRQRRCLNLQPYKSKVVMDIDGLEENSDQKSAHLLVPSVPLPTISRQPGVRYASYTTVNSRSPTILGTAVQVVASKPQQSATILPVATSSGNLYFTTARLSAPPPLNRVNAASSTPATLIYPATYSQAGSKKQPKVTQSNFVNK